One Halosegnis longus DNA window includes the following coding sequences:
- a CDS encoding DUF998 domain-containing protein yields the protein MNTTQRSVAVGVVGVLVSFVAILTAVGTASWFSWAGNALSDLGVSSGVARPIFNYGLVATGVIALGFVPALWQTADHLAHRVAVVPFVIAMVGVAGVGLFPSSQETPHAIAAITAYLAFMATPAVYGVGDLLVGARRRGVATIASALVHLGFWVVWATQLQDVLPGLAVPEFVGSTLFNAWVCYTAARLWDR from the coding sequence ATGAACACGACACAGCGGTCGGTCGCGGTCGGCGTGGTCGGCGTACTCGTCTCCTTCGTCGCCATCCTCACCGCGGTGGGGACGGCGTCGTGGTTCTCGTGGGCGGGCAACGCGCTCTCTGATTTGGGTGTCTCGTCCGGCGTCGCGCGACCCATCTTCAATTACGGGCTCGTTGCGACGGGCGTGATTGCGCTCGGATTCGTGCCGGCGCTGTGGCAAACCGCAGACCACCTCGCCCACCGGGTCGCGGTCGTCCCGTTCGTGATTGCGATGGTCGGCGTCGCCGGAGTGGGGCTGTTCCCGTCCTCACAGGAAACGCCGCACGCGATTGCGGCCATCACCGCGTATCTCGCGTTCATGGCGACGCCGGCGGTGTACGGCGTCGGTGACCTGCTCGTCGGTGCGCGCCGGCGGGGCGTCGCGACGATTGCGAGCGCGCTCGTCCACCTCGGCTTCTGGGTCGTGTGGGCGACACAGTTGCAGGACGTGTTGCCGGGGCTTGCGGTGCCAGAGTTCGTCGGCTCGACGCTGTTCAACGCGTGGGTCTGTTACACGGCGGCGCGGTTGTGGGACCGGTGA
- a CDS encoding uracil-DNA glycosylase family protein: METVTTETSNPFGMRIDGPAVYGYGDANADFHVFGDSPARHGGAETGVPFTDGETGRRLQALVHELGFAADAYADEPELSNLYLSYIHPGEGEPTPASYADQERFLDAELRAINAHILLPVGDRAFAYALEHHTSVRDKTDPRTSEMHATPVRGRGFLVIPVKEPTEWTETDRERLFATLRELLDGDYRQTKGVATTIG, translated from the coding sequence GTGGAGACGGTTACGACGGAGACATCCAACCCGTTCGGGATGCGTATCGACGGCCCGGCGGTGTACGGTTACGGGGACGCCAACGCCGATTTTCACGTGTTCGGGGACTCGCCGGCTCGCCACGGCGGCGCCGAGACGGGCGTCCCGTTCACCGACGGCGAGACTGGCCGCCGGCTGCAGGCGCTCGTTCACGAACTCGGCTTTGCGGCCGACGCGTACGCCGACGAGCCGGAGCTTTCGAACCTGTATCTCTCCTACATCCATCCGGGAGAGGGTGAGCCGACCCCCGCGAGCTACGCCGACCAGGAGCGGTTTCTGGACGCGGAACTGCGAGCTATCAACGCGCACATCCTCCTGCCGGTCGGAGACCGCGCGTTCGCGTACGCGCTCGAACACCACACTTCGGTGCGCGACAAGACGGACCCGCGGACGAGTGAGATGCACGCCACCCCCGTCCGGGGGCGTGGCTTCCTCGTCATTCCGGTGAAGGAGCCGACGGAGTGGACCGAGACCGACCGCGAGCGGCTGTTCGCGACGCTGCGAGAGCTGCTCGACGGTGATTACAGACAGACGAAAGGCGTCGCGACGACGATCGGTTAG
- a CDS encoding cryptochrome/photolyase family protein: MAVLVLGDQLHPAYGPVADADRVVMIEATAFARRRAYHPHKLTLVFAAMRQFRDRLRESGTTVDYYRCETFADGFDAHFESYPDDDLVVMESPSYGTSDRLQSLVEERGGTLEVVENDLFLSTREQWDEHAGDGDPPYRHENFYRYMRRETGYLMVDGDPVGGEWNYDDENQQFPGEEYETPDPPRYEMDATTREVWEWARNLSGSYDTDPPGPEWADPEPFFWPTTREQALDALDTFVDERLAEFGPYQDAMLDDEWSLNHALLSGAINVGLLHPAEVIEAVIEGAREQPDTPLNSVEGFVRQLLGWREFMRHTYREGMPELASANQLDATEDLPEAFWTGETDMRCLSDVVDGVRKRGYSHHIERLMILSNFALIYGVEPAQLNDWFHAGYVDAYHWVTTPNVVEMGSFGRGIFATKPYASSANYVNKMSDYCGDCDYYHTKATGEGACPFNTLYWEFLDRNEDSLGDNHRMGLVYSHLENKDDEEMAAIRERASEVRSMAESMEL; the protein is encoded by the coding sequence ATGGCAGTGCTCGTCTTGGGCGACCAGCTCCACCCGGCGTACGGTCCCGTCGCAGACGCAGACCGCGTCGTGATGATCGAGGCGACGGCCTTCGCCCGCCGGCGCGCGTACCACCCGCACAAGCTCACCCTCGTCTTCGCCGCGATGCGACAGTTCCGCGACCGCCTGCGCGAGTCGGGCACGACCGTCGACTACTACCGGTGTGAGACGTTCGCCGACGGCTTCGACGCCCACTTCGAGAGCTATCCGGACGACGACCTCGTCGTGATGGAATCACCTTCCTACGGCACGAGCGACCGACTCCAGTCGCTCGTTGAGGAGCGTGGCGGCACGCTTGAGGTGGTCGAAAACGACCTGTTCCTCTCGACGCGCGAGCAGTGGGACGAGCACGCCGGCGACGGCGACCCGCCGTATCGCCACGAGAACTTCTACCGGTACATGCGCCGCGAGACCGGCTACCTGATGGTCGACGGCGACCCCGTCGGCGGGGAGTGGAACTACGACGACGAGAATCAACAGTTCCCCGGCGAGGAGTACGAGACGCCCGACCCGCCCCGCTACGAGATGGACGCGACCACCCGCGAGGTGTGGGAGTGGGCGCGGAATCTGTCGGGGAGCTACGACACCGACCCGCCCGGCCCGGAGTGGGCCGACCCGGAGCCGTTCTTCTGGCCGACGACGCGCGAGCAAGCGCTCGACGCGCTCGATACGTTCGTCGACGAGCGGCTCGCCGAATTCGGCCCGTATCAGGACGCCATGCTCGACGACGAGTGGTCGCTGAACCACGCGCTCCTGTCCGGGGCAATCAACGTCGGCCTGCTCCACCCCGCCGAGGTCATCGAGGCCGTCATCGAGGGAGCCCGCGAACAGCCCGACACACCGCTCAACAGCGTCGAGGGGTTCGTCCGGCAGCTGCTCGGCTGGCGGGAGTTCATGCGCCACACCTACCGCGAGGGGATGCCGGAGCTCGCCTCGGCGAACCAACTCGACGCGACGGAGGACCTCCCCGAGGCGTTCTGGACCGGCGAGACCGACATGCGGTGTCTCTCCGACGTGGTCGACGGCGTGCGCAAACGAGGGTACAGCCACCACATCGAGCGGCTGATGATCCTCTCGAACTTCGCGCTCATCTACGGCGTCGAACCCGCGCAACTCAACGACTGGTTCCACGCCGGCTACGTCGACGCCTACCACTGGGTGACGACGCCCAACGTCGTCGAGATGGGCTCGTTCGGACGGGGCATCTTCGCGACGAAGCCGTACGCCTCCTCCGCCAACTACGTGAACAAGATGAGCGACTACTGTGGCGACTGTGACTACTACCACACGAAGGCCACCGGTGAGGGTGCCTGTCCGTTCAACACCCTCTACTGGGAGTTTCTCGACCGAAACGAGGACAGCTTGGGCGACAATCACCGGATGGGGTTGGTCTACTCCCACCTCGAGAACAAGGACGACGAGGAGATGGCTGCGATTCGTGAACGAGCCAGCGAGGTGCGGTCGATGGCCGAGTCGATGGAACTGTAG
- a CDS encoding potassium channel family protein — protein MATWRRQTAKFVAGIAVTIVVFTLLYDYGMTAFDNRPRTLLESLQVVVETFTTTGYGSDAGWNSRVMTLFVIVMDLTGVVLIFLALPALAFPLLEEELSTTVPTSTDLTDHVVVCGFSERAETLIEELESRGVDTVIAEPDRDTALERYEDGYTVVHASPDTVDGLLATNIVEARAVVADISDEIDTSIVLTAKELAADVRVVTVAEELDHARYHELAGADEVLSPRTLLGESLARKVTTAVSTDLDEPVELGENFDIVELSVRRGSQLIGSSLAESRLREETGVNVIGLWFDGEFQSPPDPTATITSGTIMLVSGRDDQIEMLRERTRTDVRRHESGKTLVVGYGGVGEAICRMLTEAGHEHTTVDKRDIEGVDVVGDGTEVETLRRAGIEEARTVVLAIADDAVAEFATLVCRDLAPDVEIIVRAQQRESVKKLYRAGADYALSLASISGRMTAGTVLDEEVLSMTTQVDIVRTEAPKLVGLTLAEASVRAETGCTVVAVKREGEDDPMTDVGPDYRVRRGDQLVIAGTDEDVNRFNERFGNS, from the coding sequence ATGGCTACGTGGCGACGACAGACAGCGAAGTTCGTCGCCGGAATCGCCGTCACCATCGTCGTGTTCACGCTGTTGTACGACTACGGGATGACGGCCTTCGACAACCGTCCCCGGACGCTGCTCGAGTCGCTCCAGGTCGTCGTGGAGACGTTCACGACGACGGGGTACGGCTCCGACGCGGGGTGGAACTCCCGGGTGATGACGCTGTTCGTCATCGTGATGGACCTGACCGGGGTCGTCCTGATTTTTCTCGCCCTGCCGGCGCTCGCGTTTCCGCTGCTCGAAGAGGAGCTCTCGACGACCGTGCCGACGAGCACCGACCTCACGGACCACGTCGTCGTCTGTGGCTTCAGCGAGCGGGCCGAGACGCTCATCGAGGAGCTAGAGTCGCGGGGCGTCGACACCGTCATCGCGGAGCCGGATCGCGACACGGCGCTCGAACGCTACGAGGACGGCTACACGGTCGTCCACGCCTCGCCCGACACGGTGGACGGGCTGCTCGCGACGAACATCGTCGAGGCGCGCGCCGTCGTCGCCGACATCTCGGACGAGATCGACACCAGCATCGTCCTGACGGCGAAGGAGCTCGCGGCCGACGTGCGGGTCGTCACCGTCGCGGAGGAGCTCGACCACGCCCGCTATCACGAGCTCGCGGGCGCAGACGAGGTGTTGTCACCCCGGACGCTGCTCGGCGAGAGTCTCGCTCGGAAGGTGACGACCGCCGTCTCGACGGACCTCGACGAGCCGGTCGAACTGGGCGAGAACTTCGATATCGTCGAGCTATCGGTGCGACGCGGGAGCCAGCTCATCGGCTCGTCGCTGGCCGAGAGTCGCCTGCGCGAGGAGACCGGCGTCAACGTCATCGGACTCTGGTTCGACGGCGAGTTCCAGAGTCCGCCGGACCCGACGGCCACCATCACCAGCGGGACGATCATGCTGGTGAGCGGCCGCGACGACCAAATCGAGATGCTGCGCGAGCGCACGCGGACGGACGTGCGTCGACACGAGTCGGGCAAGACGCTCGTCGTCGGCTACGGCGGCGTCGGCGAGGCGATCTGTCGGATGTTGACCGAGGCGGGCCACGAGCACACGACGGTTGACAAGCGGGATATCGAGGGGGTGGACGTGGTCGGCGACGGCACCGAAGTGGAGACGCTACGCAGAGCCGGTATCGAGGAGGCCCGGACGGTCGTGCTCGCCATCGCGGACGACGCCGTCGCGGAGTTCGCCACGCTGGTCTGTCGCGACCTCGCGCCGGATGTCGAGATTATCGTCCGGGCCCAACAGCGCGAGAGCGTGAAGAAGCTGTACCGAGCGGGTGCCGACTACGCCCTCTCGCTGGCGTCCATCTCCGGGCGGATGACTGCCGGCACCGTCCTCGACGAGGAGGTCCTGTCGATGACGACGCAGGTGGATATCGTCCGGACGGAAGCCCCGAAGCTCGTGGGGCTGACCCTCGCCGAGGCGTCGGTGCGTGCCGAAACCGGCTGTACGGTCGTCGCCGTCAAGCGCGAGGGCGAGGACGACCCCATGACGGACGTGGGACCGGACTACCGGGTGCGCCGGGGCGACCAGCTCGTCATCGCCGGCACGGACGAGGACGTCAACCGATTCAACGAGCGGTTCGGAAACTCCTAA
- a CDS encoding AsnC family transcriptional regulator → MPLDETDFEILSLLAADARRPYSDIGDVVDLSGPAVSQRVTRLRESGVIDGFTVSLNRDQLRAGVGVLVTVPNPGDVDALRDRLAAADGVEGVFTAVDGTVRFTGRTAADDVRSWVSELVASDSFDVELLDSVAWEPSVAGGGFAVACAECSNTVDSEGESIRLDGETYHFCCSSCRARFEERYERLSE, encoded by the coding sequence ATGCCACTCGACGAGACGGACTTCGAGATTCTCTCTCTGCTCGCGGCGGACGCCCGTCGGCCGTACAGCGACATCGGCGACGTGGTCGATCTGTCTGGACCGGCCGTCTCCCAGCGGGTCACCCGGCTGCGTGAAAGCGGCGTCATCGACGGCTTCACCGTCAGTCTGAACCGCGACCAACTCCGAGCTGGCGTCGGGGTACTCGTGACCGTTCCGAACCCCGGAGACGTGGACGCGCTCCGCGACCGACTCGCCGCGGCCGACGGCGTCGAAGGCGTGTTCACCGCCGTCGACGGGACGGTCCGGTTCACGGGCCGGACGGCCGCGGACGACGTGCGCTCGTGGGTGAGCGAACTGGTCGCGTCGGACAGCTTCGACGTGGAACTGCTCGACAGCGTGGCGTGGGAGCCGTCGGTCGCTGGCGGCGGCTTCGCCGTCGCCTGCGCGGAGTGTTCGAACACCGTCGACTCCGAAGGGGAGTCGATTCGGCTCGACGGGGAGACATATCACTTCTGTTGTTCCTCCTGTCGCGCGCGCTTCGAGGAGCGATACGAGCGACTCAGCGAGTGA
- a CDS encoding MTH865 family protein, producing the protein MVDKAELREQMEEAFGEADYPISSPMDLVPALPNGPGTKFESGDFSMTAMELNTKLGGGDFPYESVEAFVDDVLANLEEQGEI; encoded by the coding sequence ATGGTAGACAAAGCAGAACTCCGCGAGCAGATGGAAGAAGCGTTCGGCGAAGCAGACTACCCCATCAGCAGCCCGATGGACCTCGTGCCGGCGCTCCCGAACGGCCCGGGCACGAAGTTCGAGTCCGGCGACTTCTCGATGACGGCGATGGAGCTGAACACGAAGCTCGGTGGCGGTGACTTCCCGTACGAGTCCGTCGAGGCGTTCGTCGACGACGTGCTGGCGAACCTCGAAGAGCAGGGCGAAATCTGA
- a CDS encoding halocyanin domain-containing protein, which produces MDESTLTRRRLLGTLGAAGAVGIAGCSSGGNGGGSTGGPEERVSTFLSSGRPARGYDEIIDMTGQDEVVVEVGAGGNGLAFAPAAVRISTETTVSWQWTGRGGRHNVVAASDSDFDFQSGSPKLEADPFERSFDDAGVGLYYCGPHRSLGMEGALIVE; this is translated from the coding sequence ATGGACGAGTCTACGTTGACCCGGCGGCGACTGCTCGGGACACTCGGAGCTGCGGGCGCTGTCGGCATTGCGGGCTGTAGCAGCGGTGGAAACGGCGGCGGGTCGACGGGGGGACCGGAGGAGCGCGTCTCGACGTTTCTCTCCAGTGGCCGCCCCGCCCGCGGCTACGACGAGATCATCGACATGACCGGGCAAGACGAGGTGGTCGTGGAGGTCGGCGCCGGCGGAAACGGGCTCGCCTTCGCGCCCGCGGCGGTCCGTATCTCCACGGAGACGACCGTCTCGTGGCAGTGGACCGGCCGCGGCGGCCGCCACAACGTCGTCGCCGCGAGCGACTCCGACTTCGACTTCCAGAGCGGGAGCCCGAAGCTAGAGGCCGACCCGTTCGAGCGGTCGTTCGACGACGCCGGCGTCGGTCTCTACTACTGTGGTCCCCACCGGTCGCTCGGCATGGAAGGGGCGCTCATCGTCGAGTAG
- a CDS encoding penicillin acylase family protein: protein MNDRRGAVAAVLALALLVSGAVGAGGFISLAAPGSGDAWTATADANDRSIGAKADRALTGPTSVESPYGEATVRYDSDGVPHIEADNETALYYAVGYVQARDRLFQMDLQRRLMRGETAEIAGEAAVENDRFYRKMDFAGAAEASWNATKDTEAGDATRAYTAGVNHYIDTEPLPTEFQANDYAPDEWTPVDSLLVGKLIAWQLTGDFRDLERATVADSFEPGAVSELYPEQLAHDSTIMGRSQGGEVTPASARPSVSPQTAPQGTTGDFAGLYDRYSTYERSLGIGSNSWVVSGDHTDDGAPIVANDPHLSLTVPPVWYEMHLDSPEMNTRGVAFPGLPFVVIGRTESVSWGFTNVGADQTDLYTFEQPTNDTYVYDGEVREVQTETETIEVANGPDAEVEIRKTVKGPLLERGGQEVAVSWLGLTGTREGQATYDLNHAEDLDAVSEALKTFDTPTQNIVAADRDGGTLFRTTGKYPYRYTDGERVSGELPFNATAGEGNWRGWTPYGQTDWDAGGFVPFDEVPHVDNPDVLATANQRTTDEPGFYLSYSERFADPYRGARIYERLESRVESDQPVTASFMQELQRDTRSLAAARYQEPLLDARSEMSADVRAEADRLEGWNARMDRDSRAALLYALFREEVRSVVFGDEFAAEGLDSSYYPHHTTLQNLPADSEWFDDETTPARETRADAYATAFERAVDRAGTEGWRTYGDYNVVDLDHQFPVAFLDYPELPTDGGPFTVSNFRVTSDAGSSWRMVVSGDESYGVIPGGQSGNPYSPHYADQLDPWANGGYHPIPTEASGPVVIAFEDEEGDA, encoded by the coding sequence ATGAACGACAGACGCGGCGCGGTCGCCGCGGTACTCGCGCTCGCACTTCTCGTCTCGGGAGCCGTCGGCGCGGGAGGGTTCATCTCGCTTGCTGCACCCGGCAGCGGCGACGCGTGGACCGCGACCGCCGACGCGAACGACCGGAGCATCGGTGCAAAGGCCGACCGCGCGCTCACCGGCCCGACGAGCGTCGAGTCGCCGTACGGCGAGGCGACCGTCCGCTACGACAGCGACGGAGTCCCGCACATCGAGGCCGACAACGAGACGGCGCTCTACTACGCCGTCGGCTACGTACAGGCGCGCGACCGCCTGTTCCAGATGGACCTCCAGCGCAGGCTGATGCGGGGTGAGACGGCCGAAATCGCCGGCGAAGCCGCCGTCGAGAACGACCGGTTCTACCGGAAGATGGACTTTGCCGGCGCGGCCGAAGCCTCGTGGAACGCGACGAAGGACACCGAGGCGGGCGACGCGACCCGGGCGTACACCGCCGGCGTCAACCACTACATCGACACGGAGCCGCTGCCGACGGAGTTTCAGGCCAACGACTACGCGCCCGACGAGTGGACGCCCGTCGACTCGCTGCTCGTCGGCAAGCTCATCGCGTGGCAGCTCACCGGCGACTTCCGCGACCTCGAACGCGCGACGGTCGCCGACAGCTTCGAACCGGGTGCGGTGAGCGAACTCTACCCCGAACAGCTCGCCCACGACTCAACGATTATGGGTCGCTCGCAGGGCGGAGAGGTAACACCGGCGAGCGCGCGGCCGAGCGTGTCTCCACAGACCGCGCCGCAGGGTACGACCGGTGATTTCGCCGGGCTGTACGACCGCTACTCGACGTACGAGCGCTCGCTCGGCATCGGGTCGAACTCGTGGGTCGTCTCGGGTGACCACACCGACGACGGTGCGCCAATCGTCGCGAACGACCCGCACCTCTCCCTGACGGTGCCGCCCGTCTGGTACGAGATGCACCTCGACTCCCCGGAGATGAACACGCGCGGCGTCGCCTTCCCCGGCCTGCCGTTCGTCGTCATCGGGCGCACCGAAAGCGTCTCGTGGGGGTTCACCAACGTCGGGGCGGACCAAACGGACCTGTACACCTTCGAGCAGCCGACGAACGACACCTACGTCTACGACGGCGAGGTGCGCGAGGTGCAGACGGAGACGGAGACCATCGAGGTGGCGAACGGCCCGGACGCCGAGGTGGAGATACGCAAGACGGTGAAGGGGCCGCTGCTCGAGCGCGGCGGACAGGAGGTGGCCGTCTCGTGGCTCGGGCTGACCGGGACGCGTGAGGGACAGGCGACATACGACCTCAACCACGCCGAGGACCTCGATGCCGTGAGCGAGGCGCTCAAGACGTTCGACACCCCGACCCAGAACATCGTCGCGGCCGACCGCGACGGCGGGACGCTGTTCCGCACCACCGGGAAGTACCCCTACCGGTACACCGACGGCGAGCGCGTCTCCGGTGAACTGCCGTTCAACGCGACGGCCGGCGAGGGGAACTGGCGCGGCTGGACGCCGTACGGGCAGACCGACTGGGACGCCGGCGGCTTCGTCCCCTTCGACGAGGTCCCCCACGTCGACAATCCGGACGTGCTCGCGACTGCGAACCAGCGGACGACCGACGAGCCGGGCTTTTATCTCTCCTACAGCGAGCGATTCGCCGACCCGTACCGGGGCGCGCGCATCTACGAACGCCTCGAATCCCGGGTCGAGAGCGACCAGCCGGTGACCGCCTCGTTCATGCAGGAACTGCAGCGTGACACCCGATCGCTGGCGGCGGCCCGCTATCAGGAGCCGCTACTCGATGCTCGCAGCGAGATGTCGGCCGACGTGCGGGCCGAAGCCGACCGGCTGGAGGGGTGGAACGCCCGGATGGACCGCGACTCCCGAGCCGCGCTCCTGTACGCGCTGTTCCGTGAGGAGGTGCGTTCGGTCGTGTTCGGCGACGAGTTCGCGGCCGAAGGCCTCGATTCGAGTTACTACCCACACCACACGACGCTCCAGAATCTCCCGGCGGACAGCGAGTGGTTCGACGACGAGACGACGCCGGCGCGCGAGACGCGCGCGGACGCCTACGCGACCGCGTTCGAGCGAGCGGTCGACCGCGCCGGTACGGAGGGGTGGCGAACCTACGGCGACTACAACGTCGTCGACTTGGACCACCAGTTCCCGGTTGCGTTCCTCGATTACCCGGAGCTACCGACCGACGGCGGCCCGTTCACGGTGTCGAACTTCCGGGTGACGAGCGACGCGGGGTCGTCGTGGCGGATGGTCGTCTCGGGCGATGAATCGTACGGCGTCATCCCCGGCGGCCAGTCGGGCAACCCGTACTCGCCACACTACGCCGACCAGCTCGACCCGTGGGCGAACGGCGGCTACCACCCGATTCCGACCGAAGCGAGCGGCCCGGTCGTCATCGCCTTCGAGGACGAGGAGGGAGACGCATGA
- a CDS encoding HAD-IIA family hydrolase: MDIDAVVVDLDGTVYLGDELLAGAREAIETLRARGYDLLFVTNNPTRSPAGYVDRLADLGVEATASQILSAGTVTAEFLADRHADESAFVIGSDGLLAQLDDAGVTVTEDPERADVLVTSHSYEFDYEDLTHGLWALDDDTAFYGTDRDLTYPNDDGREYPGSGAITRAVAGVAEREPDRVLGKPSGVMVELIADRLARPERCCIVGDSLDTDIALGERAGMTTVLVLSGRTDHVAVEDAPVTPDYVLDALGDLPALLDDRGNV; this comes from the coding sequence ATGGATATCGACGCCGTCGTCGTCGACCTCGACGGAACGGTGTATCTCGGCGACGAACTGCTGGCCGGCGCACGCGAGGCCATCGAGACGCTCCGAGCGCGGGGGTACGACCTCCTGTTCGTGACGAACAATCCGACCCGGAGTCCCGCGGGCTACGTCGACCGGCTCGCCGACCTCGGCGTCGAGGCGACGGCGTCACAGATTCTCTCGGCCGGCACCGTGACGGCGGAGTTTCTCGCCGACCGCCACGCCGACGAGTCGGCGTTCGTCATCGGCTCGGACGGCCTGCTCGCACAGCTGGACGACGCGGGCGTCACCGTCACCGAGGACCCCGAGCGCGCCGACGTGCTCGTCACCTCCCACTCGTATGAGTTCGACTACGAGGACCTCACCCACGGCCTGTGGGCACTCGACGACGACACGGCCTTCTACGGGACGGACCGCGACCTGACCTACCCCAACGACGACGGACGCGAGTACCCCGGGTCGGGGGCGATTACCCGCGCCGTCGCCGGGGTCGCCGAACGCGAACCGGACCGCGTGCTCGGAAAGCCGTCGGGCGTGATGGTGGAACTCATCGCCGACCGACTCGCCCGTCCCGAGCGCTGTTGTATCGTCGGTGACAGTCTCGACACCGACATCGCGCTCGGCGAGCGCGCCGGCATGACGACGGTGCTCGTCCTCTCGGGTCGCACCGACCACGTGGCGGTGGAGGACGCGCCTGTCACACCCGACTACGTGCTCGACGCGCTCGGCGACCTCCCCGCGCTGCTCGACGACCGTGGTAACGTCTGA
- a CDS encoding DUF4396 domain-containing protein: MVVEALRAVLTDPRVLAAWVVLVACSLAVFAYDLRAHNSHLAPLMQFVWVLTVLYSGPLGLIVYAYSGRSAIPADTLWRRGFRSVAHCYSGCGAGEVVGVVVAAGILSLSTLGVAATTFACAYLAGFALTVGPLVQEGESLTTAVTDALYSETPSITVMEVTAIGTDIWIAGEAPIGSVLFWSGLVFSLSVGLLVAYPVNVGLVAVGVKGGMADPRGT; the protein is encoded by the coding sequence ATGGTCGTGGAGGCCCTCCGAGCCGTGCTGACCGACCCGCGCGTGCTCGCCGCCTGGGTCGTTCTGGTCGCCTGTTCGCTGGCCGTCTTCGCGTACGACCTCCGGGCGCACAACAGCCACCTCGCCCCGCTGATGCAGTTCGTCTGGGTATTGACGGTGCTGTACTCCGGACCGCTCGGGCTCATCGTCTACGCCTACAGCGGCCGGTCGGCGATTCCCGCGGATACGCTGTGGCGGCGGGGGTTTCGCTCGGTCGCCCACTGCTATTCGGGGTGTGGCGCGGGCGAGGTCGTCGGCGTCGTCGTTGCGGCGGGCATCCTCTCGCTGTCGACGCTGGGCGTCGCGGCGACGACGTTCGCGTGTGCGTATCTCGCCGGCTTCGCGCTCACCGTCGGCCCGCTCGTCCAGGAAGGCGAATCGCTCACGACGGCGGTGACGGACGCGCTCTACTCGGAGACGCCCTCGATCACCGTGATGGAGGTGACCGCAATCGGGACGGACATCTGGATTGCCGGCGAGGCGCCCATCGGCTCCGTGCTCTTCTGGTCCGGGCTCGTCTTCTCGTTGAGCGTCGGTCTCCTCGTCGCGTATCCGGTGAACGTCGGACTGGTCGCGGTCGGCGTGAAAGGCGGAATGGCCGACCCCCGAGGGACCTGA
- a CDS encoding Hsp20/alpha crystallin family protein, which translates to MVESMPARWNQGLDLPSRVFGANSPLGLFDGDDYELYEEDGEYVLTVDLPGYDREAIDLTWHDGRLTVAAEHVDEERGRKRTYHRSFRFPKAVDHEQIAAAYTNGVLEVTLPIATEQATGMTIDIEG; encoded by the coding sequence ATGGTCGAATCGATGCCAGCACGCTGGAATCAGGGATTGGACCTTCCGAGCAGAGTGTTTGGCGCGAACAGTCCGCTCGGACTGTTCGACGGTGACGACTACGAACTGTACGAGGAGGACGGCGAGTACGTCCTCACCGTCGATCTCCCGGGGTACGACCGGGAGGCCATCGACCTGACGTGGCACGACGGTCGGCTCACGGTCGCCGCAGAGCACGTCGACGAGGAGCGCGGCCGCAAGCGCACCTACCACCGCTCCTTCCGGTTCCCGAAGGCGGTCGACCACGAGCAGATCGCCGCCGCCTACACCAACGGCGTGCTCGAGGTGACACTGCCCATCGCCACCGAGCAGGCGACCGGCATGACCATCGATATCGAGGGGTGA
- a CDS encoding peroxidase-related enzyme (This protein belongs to a clade of uncharacterized proteins related to peroxidases such as the alkylhydroperoxidase AhpD.) — protein MTEPMGRFETPALAELPDDVRERIETETEEAGFTPNVFSAFAYKPSHFRAFFEYHDAIIDDAAIERAEIEMLIVTVSGINDCLYCVVAHGALLRIYSGRPKLADQLATNHRSADLTERRRAMLDFAELLTESPGEVDDAAVAALKEAGFSDEQVWDIATVVAYYNLSNRLATVADMRPNDEFYTLGRGE, from the coding sequence ATGACAGAGCCGATGGGTCGCTTCGAGACCCCCGCGCTGGCGGAGTTACCCGACGACGTCCGCGAACGCATCGAGACGGAGACAGAGGAGGCCGGCTTCACGCCGAACGTCTTCTCGGCGTTCGCCTACAAGCCGAGCCACTTCCGCGCTTTCTTCGAGTACCACGACGCCATCATCGACGACGCGGCCATCGAGCGGGCCGAAATCGAGATGCTCATCGTCACCGTTTCGGGCATCAACGACTGTCTCTACTGCGTCGTCGCTCACGGCGCACTCCTGCGTATCTACAGCGGTCGCCCGAAGCTCGCCGACCAGCTCGCCACCAACCACCGGAGCGCCGACCTCACGGAGCGTCGCCGCGCCATGCTGGACTTCGCCGAACTCCTCACCGAGTCGCCGGGCGAGGTCGACGACGCCGCGGTCGCGGCGCTGAAGGAGGCCGGCTTCTCCGACGAGCAGGTGTGGGACATCGCCACCGTCGTCGCCTACTACAACCTCTCGAACCGCCTCGCGACGGTCGCGGATATGCGACCGAACGACGAGTTCTACACCCTCGGCCGCGGCGAGTAA